In Bradyrhizobium manausense, the sequence CTCCACCCTGTTCGCCACGTGCGACATGGTTAAGCTATGCCAGTTTTGCGGCGGTTTTGGAACGGGGTGGTGAGGGGATTGGGTCCGGGCGTTCGCGAGGACGAGCCCGGTCTTTAAGCCGCGGTCGCCGGCTGCAACTGGGTCGCGACCATCCGTTCCAGCGTCTCGACAGACTGGAAATTATCCGGCGTGATCTCGGTTTGCGGAATGGTGAAGTCGAACTCGGCCTCGACACCGAGCATCAGATTGACCATGTCCATCGAGGTCAGGCCGGCGTCGACGAGCTTCGTGGACGGCGCAACGTCGGCGGTGAGCGAATTCTGCTCGAGGATGCCCTTCACCAGCTTGATGATGCGGTTACGCACGTCAGTGTCGAAGGCCTGCATGGTTAAATTCCCGTCTGTCCATAATAGATCGAACCTGTCGCTTGGTACGATGGGCGCGACGGGCCGATCTCACAATGGGCGCCAGCATTACTTCGCGTTTCTTAGTAAACGATGACTCAGATTGTCCGGAATTCGGGCATCTTCCAAAACCCTAACGTGATCGCGGAAATCCGCGCTCTGCAAACAACCGGACCTTAACTGTTCGTTCGGAATTGCAGTTCGTTTACCCTCTATTTCATCGACGAATTTGAATTAAATCCGTAGCCTCCTCTCACAAGCAAAGATGGTCGGAGGATCGCCGATGGCATCGCGAATGATGCCGGCGGTCCCTAACGACGAAGCGGAGGCGGACGAGTATGAACGTGCGTGAAGCAGTCCTCACTGTCGACGAAACGCAGCCGAGCCTTCTTGAGCACGGCCCCTCTTTGATCGAGCGCGCGGCGCGCACCGCCAGCGTGGCTGCGGCCGACGCTGACGGCGTTGATCGCGACGCCCGCTTCCCGCACAAGGCTTTCGACACCGCGCGCGAGCA encodes:
- a CDS encoding phosphopantetheine-binding protein → MQAFDTDVRNRIIKLVKGILEQNSLTADVAPSTKLVDAGLTSMDMVNLMLGVEAEFDFTIPQTEITPDNFQSVETLERMVATQLQPATAA